In a genomic window of Gadus chalcogrammus isolate NIFS_2021 chromosome 17, NIFS_Gcha_1.0, whole genome shotgun sequence:
- the LOC130369693 gene encoding early growth response protein 4-like: MLLEREDSFLSELEGACSAWVDSVGSSLGDHSECDTSSPFSQAFSPGTDASDSDFFSDLSDCSSDTLSPSLASSAAFFASSEPAAELSSSADAILNMITEIVGVCSELEHHPASSPPSLQPTCVPAGYGSVADPGPCASSPGSPPALLVVKSEFQASSCGGGSGCVQLPGTGYTGLQSATEPLLPLAALEQQVDVAEFLESLVGSEAAAGDVPSLAQEIKQEPLALEEWLKSLMSVPGVNGGDSADYVINRPVIKTEPTPCGLALSLPPAALPFTLDAFLLSSLLPGAFPMPNIVNAQTAGAAKVSGRARKATSAVKVKPFPCCVQGCERRFSRSDELNRHVRIHTGQKPFQCTICARSFSRSDHLTTHTRTHTGEKPFSCDVCGKRFARSDEKKRHGRVHVKQQLRAQMMAAYSMAFSAPGGV; the protein is encoded by the exons ATGCTTCTGGAGCGCGAGGACAGCTTCCTGTCGGAGTTGGAGGGCGCGTGCAGCGCCTGGGTGGACAGCGTGGGCTCCAGCCTCGGGGACCACAGTGAATGTGACACGAGCTCGCCCTTCTCCCAAG ccttcTCCCCGGGGACCGACGCCTCCGACTCGGACTTCTTCTCCGACCTCAGCGACTGCTCCTCGGACACCCTCTCCCCGTCACTCGCCTCCTCCGCGGCCTTCTTCGCCTCCTCCGAGCCGGCGGCGGAGCTGAGCAGCAGCGCGGACGCCATCCTCAACATGATCACCGAGATAGTGGGCGTCTGCAGCGAGCTCGAGCATCATCCCGCCTCCTCTCCGCCATCACTCCAACCGACATGCGTGCCCGCGGGCTACGGCAGCGTTGCCGACCCCGGCCCCTGCGCGTCCTCCCCCGGGTCCCCCCCGGCCCTGCTGGTGGTGAAGAGCGAGTTCCAGGCCTCCAgctgcggcggcggcagtgGCTGCGTGCAGCTCCCGGGGACCGGCTATACCGGGCTGCAGTCCGCCACCGAGCCGCTGCTCCCGCTCGCGGCGCTCGAGCAACAGGTGGACGTGGCGGAGTTTCTGGAGTCGCTGGTCGGGAGCGAGGCGGCCGCGGGAGACGTTCCGTCCCTGGCTCAAGAGATCAAACAGGAGCCGCTGGCCCTGGAGGAGTGGCTGAAGAGTCTGATGTCAGTCCCCGGCGTGAACGGAGGAGACTCCGCTGACTACGTCATTAACCGACCCGTCATCAAGACGGAGCCCACGCCCTGCGGCCTCGCGCTGTCCCTCCCGCCTGCCGCCCTCCCCTTCACCCTTGACgccttcctcctttcctccctcctgccCGGCGCGTTCCCGATGCCCAACATCGTCAACGCGCAGACCGCGGGGGCCGCCAAGGTCTCGGGCAGAGCCAGGAAAGCCACGAGCGCCGTCAAGGTGAAGCCGTTCCCGTGCTGCGTGCAGGGCTGCGAGCGCCGCTTCTCCCGCTCGGACGAGCTCAACCGCCACGTGCGCATTCACACCGGACAGAAGCCGTTCCAGTGCACGATATGCGCGCGCAGCTTCAGCCGCAGCGACCACCTcaccacgcacacgcgcacgcacacgggGGAGAAGCCATTCTCGTGCGACGTCTGCGGCAAGCGCTTCGCTCGCAGCGACGAGAAGAAAAGGCACGGGCGCGTGCACGTCAAGCAGCAACTGCGCGCACAGATGATGGCCGCGTACTCGATGGCGTTCAGCGCGCCCGGGGGCGTCTAA
- the LOC130369994 gene encoding WW domain-binding protein 1-like → MEYHASGSLPLLARPRFCPGANANGANGNGAIVNGAGTSGGYLCETGHCCGESGCCTYYYELWWFWLLWSALILFSCCCAYRHRRAKLRVQQQQRQTDISLLAYHGATAYPASMLDLSKSLFIVCSRPPCWI, encoded by the exons ATGGAGTACCACGCTAGTGGCAGCCTGCCTCTGCTGGCGAGACCTCGCTTCTGCCCCGGGGCTAACGCTAACGGCGCTAATGGTAACGGAGCTATCGTTAACGGTGCGGGCACTAGCGGTGGCTACCTCTGCGAGACCGGACACTGCTGTGGAGAGTCGGGCTGCTGTACCTACTACTACGAACTCTGGT GGTTCTGGCTCCTGTGGTCGGCTCTCATCCTGTTCAGCTGTTGTTGTGCGTACCGCCACCGGCGGGCCAAGCTGcgcgtccagcagcagcagaggcagaCCGACATCAGCCTGCTGGCCTACCATGGGGCTACCGCGTACCCGGCCTCCATGTTGGATCTGAGTAAGAGTCTGTTCATTGTGTGTAGCCGGCCTCCATGTTGGATCTGA